One Cucurbita pepo subsp. pepo cultivar mu-cu-16 chromosome LG11, ASM280686v2, whole genome shotgun sequence DNA window includes the following coding sequences:
- the LOC111805969 gene encoding probable sugar phosphate/phosphate translocator At2g25520 → MGKGGAISENVLKKVLLSYSYVAIWIFLSFSVIVYNKFILDQKMYNWPFPISLTMIHMAFCSSIAYLLVSVFKVVEPVSMSRELYFKSVVPIGALYSLSLWFSNSAYIYLSVSFIQMLKALMPVAVYSIGVTLKKDKFKSDTMANMVSISLGVAVAAYGEAKFNSKGVTLQLLAVAFEATRLVMIQILLNSKGISLNPITSLYYVAPCCLVFLSVPWLIMEYPLLRDNSSFHLDFVIFGTNSLCAFALNLAVFLLVGKTSALTMNVAGVVKDWLLIAFSWSVIKDTVTAINLFGYGLAFLGVAYYNHSKLQALKAAEGQKKAQQADEEAGRLLEEREGNERKIDSQK, encoded by the coding sequence ATGGGGAAAGGCGGAGCCATCTCCGAGAATGTTCTGAAGAAAGTCCTCCTCTCGTACTCATACGTCGCGATATGGATCTTCCTCAGCTTCTCTGTCATCGTCTACAACAAGTTCATTCTGGATCAAAAGATGTACAATTGGCCCTTTCCGATCTCTCTCACCATGATCCATATGGCCTTTTGTTCCTCCATCGCGTATCTTCTCGTCAGCGTCTTTAAAGTTGTGGAGCCTGTGTCGATGTCCCGCGAGCTCTACTTCAAATCCGTGGTTCCGATCGGAGCTCTGTATTCGCTTTCCCTCTGGTTTTCTAATTCAGCGTATATCTATCTATCGGTTTCTTTTATACAGATGCTCAAGGCTCTGATGCCTGTCGCTGTGTACTCGATCGGAGTTACGCTTAAGAAGGACAAGTTTAAGTCTGATACTATGGCTAATATGGTTTCGATCTCGCTTGGTGTTGCGGTCGCTGCGTATGGAGAGGCGAAATTTAATTCCAAGGGTGTGACTTTGCAGCTGTTGGCGGTCGCGTTCGAGGCGACTCGATTGGTGATGATCCAGATTTTGTTGAATTCCAAGGGTATTTCGCTGAATCCCATCACGTCGCTTTACTACGTGGCTCCGTGTTGCTTGGTTTTCTTATCTGTCCCTTGGTTAATAATGGAGTACCCTTTGTTGAGGGATAATTCGAGCTTCCATTTGGATTTCGTGATTTTTGGTACCAATTCATTATGTGCTTTTGCTTTGAATCTTGCGGTGTTTTTACTGGTCGGCAAGACATCTGCTTTGACTATGAATGTTGCTGGAGTAGTGAAGGATTGGTTATTGATCGCATTCTCCTGGTCTGTGATTAAGGATACGGTGACAGCCATTAATTTGTTCGGTTATGGGCTCGCCTTCTTAGGAGTTGCGTATTACAACCATTCGAAGTTGCAGGCACTCAAAGCCGCTGAGGGTCAGAAAAAGGCTCAGCAAGCAGACGAGGAAGCTGGTAGGTTGTTGGAGGaaagagaagggaatgaaaggAAGATTGATAGTCAAAAGTAG
- the LOC111806134 gene encoding uncharacterized protein LOC111806134 — MKKGLHPQMQWISYVTQSGRLMHVMMTKIHHVGKVYHLRARRQLAESVGQIAKFKRRYEKDIVENDESVEKAEK; from the coding sequence ATGAAGAAAGGCTTGCACCCTCAAATGCAGTGGATATCATATGTCACACAGAGTGGCAGATTGATGCACGTTATGATGACCAAGATACACCATGTTGGTAAAGTCTACCACTTGAGAGCAAGGCGTCAATTAGCTGAAAGTGTTGGGCAGATTGCCAAGTTCAAACGTCGTTACGAGAAAGATATTGTCGAAAATGATGAAAGTGTTGAAAAGGCTGAAAAGTGA
- the LOC111806022 gene encoding uncharacterized protein LOC111806022, whose amino-acid sequence MANAWKRDKAPKLLSPISLFFLFSFCILIIFFFLFGNSNPSEQSTPSFTIKPDFPFRSISPFDCFKCPQSFPVIANVVEGVRYPFLFSIADLGNLPDKPHKNIVRMLKGKPFRKPDISVTIQEVLEKMKSDSRDGYVVDVGANVGMASFAAAAMGFRVLAFEPVFENLQRICDGIYLNRVGELVNVFEAAASDKLGNITVHKLVGRLDNSAVSATGAKLAFKSNEEIAVQVKSIPLDEVIPESERVLLIKIDVQGWEYHVLKGAKKILSRKGTEAPYLIYEEDERLLKASNSSSKEIREFLHSVGYDHCTQHGTDAHCTKTG is encoded by the exons ATGGCAAATGCCTGGAAAAGAGACAAGGCACCGAAACTCCTCTCGCCGatttctctgttcttcctcttttcattCTGCAtcctcatcattttcttcttcctattCGGTAACTCGAATCCTTCAGAGCAATCCACTCCTAGTTTCACAATCAAACCCGATTTTCCTTTCCGATCAATCTCTCCCTTCGATTGCTTCAAATGCCCTCAATCCTTCCCGGTTATCGCCAACGTTGTGGAAGGAGTTCGATATCCGTTTCTGTTTTCGATCGCGGATTTGGGGAATTTGCCCGATAAGCCCCACAAGAACATTGTCAGGATGCTGAAGGGAAAGCCCTTTCGTAAGCCGGATATTTCGGTGACGATTCAGGAGGTTttggagaagatgaagagcGATTCTAGAGATGGGTATGTTGTTGATGTGGGTGCTAATGTGGGAATGGCTAGCTTCGCTGCTGCTGCGATGGGTTTTCGTGTTTTGGCATTTGAGCCGGTTTTTGAAAACTTGCAGAGAATTTGTGATGGAATTTATCTGAATAGGGTTGGGGAATTGGTGAATGTGTTTGAGGCTGCTGCATCTGATAAGCTTGGGAACATCACTGTTCATAAG CTGGTTGGTCGGCTTGACAACAGTGCTGTTTCAGCAACAGGAGCAAAGTTGGCATTCAAATCTAATGAAGAAATAGCAGTTCAAGTGAAGTCAATACCACTAGATGAAGTAATCCCCGAGTCCGAACGGGTTCTCTTAATAAAAATCGACGTTCAGGGTTGGGAATATCATGTGCTTAAAGGGGCAAAGAAGATCTTGTCTAGAAAGGGAACTGAAGCCCCATATCTCATCTATGAGGAAGATGAACGACTGCTAAAAGCCAGTAATAGTAGTTCAAAGGAGATCAGAGAATTCCTTCATTCTGTAGGTTATGATCATTGCACTCAACATGGCACAGATGCACACTGCACAAAAACTGGTTGA
- the LOC111806135 gene encoding uncharacterized protein LOC111806135 isoform X2, with amino-acid sequence MAYTVGSSTPICSFNPSSKPTSVPHKAFRIIEAFQSTNPIRLLPCAAKVLSYVLSVKEQELIQWIISMDSSKLVAYAGSAGIDEQTLLALL; translated from the exons ATGGCATATACCGTGGGTTCGTCCACACCCATTTGCTCCTTCAATCCCTCGAGCAAGCCCACGTCTG TTCCTCATAAGGCTTTTCGGATCATTGAGGCGTTCCAAAGCACAAACCCCATTAGGCTTTTGCCTTGTGCGGCCAAG GTGCTGTCCTATGTTCTCAGTGTAAAGGAACAGGAGTTAATTCAGTGGATCATTTCAATGGACAGTTCAAAGCTGGTAGCATATGCTGGCTCTGCAGGTATTGATGAACAAACTCTCCTTGCTCTACTGTAA
- the LOC111805815 gene encoding ethylene-responsive transcription factor WIN1-like — translation MAPSKKFRGVRQRHWGSWVSEIRHPLLKRRVWLGTFETAEEAARAYDQAAVLMSGRNAKTNFPMSETAAPELEKLNNITTPSSTKGLSEILHAKLRKCSKAPSPSMTCLRLDTENSHIGVWQKRAGQRSDSSWVMTVHLGKENSSSSSSSSSSTAAASGGNDDGGRLWNSKKSGGASMAGGGPHMRNLQMDEEERIALQMIEELLSRNYGNPSEIQVQDHHEEAKLSPF, via the exons ATGGCGCCATCGAAGAAGTTTAGAGGCGTTAGGCAACGACACTGGGGATCTTGGGTCTCCGAAATTCGCCACCCTCTTCT GAAGAGAAGAGTTTGGTTGGGGACGTTTGAGACGGCGGAGGAGGCAGCGAGAGCGTACGATCAGGCCGCCGTGTTAATGAGCGGTAGAAACGCAAAAACCAACTTTCCGATGAGCGAAACAGCGGCGCCAGAATTagaaaaactcaacaacatCACAACTCCATCTTCAACAAAGGGCTTATCAGAGATCCTCCACGCCAAGCTTCGAAAATGCAGCAAAGCGCCATCGCCATCGATGACGTGTCTCCGACTCGACACTGAAAATTCCCACATCGGCGTTTGGCAAAAACGCGCCGGCCAACGCTCTGACTCAAGCTGGGTCATGACAGTTCATTTGGGAAAAGAaaactcctcctcctcctcctcctcctcctcctccaccgccgccgcTTCCGGCGGCAATGACGACGGTGGGAGGTTGTGGAATAGTAAAAAAAGTGGTGGCGCTTCAATGGCGGGCGGTGGACCCCACATGAGGAATTTGCAgatggatgaagaagaaagaattgCATTGCAAATGATTGAGGAGTTGCTGAGCAGAAATTATGGTAACCCATCTGAAATTCAAGTTCAAGATCATCACGAGGAAGCAAAGCTAAGCCCTTTCTAA
- the LOC111806196 gene encoding SPX domain-containing protein 1-like has protein sequence MKFGKSLSNQIEETLPEWRDKFLSYKELKKRLKLVEPKGGDRPSKRPRIEDGEKDDSSSSEEMIFIKLLEDELEKFNSFFVEKEEEYIIRLKELQDRVGKAIDSNEEMIKIRKEIVDFHGEMVLLENYSALNFTGLVKILKKYDKRTGALLRLPYSQKVLQQPFFTTDLLYTLVKQCEMMLDLLFPLNELPSSSSNGVDEVGAPTKPATTNIDDLLKATKGVSEIEYMESLYMKSTVSALRVLKEVRSRSSTVSAFSLPPLQMNGLEETWKNVPVLEEVAK, from the exons ATGAAGTTCGGCAAGAGTCTGAGCAACCAGATTGAAGAAACTTTGCCGGAGTGGCGGGACAAGTTTTTGTCCTACAAGGAGTTGAAGAAGCGTCTCAAGCTTGTGGAGCCTAAAGGCGGTGACCGGCCGAGCAAGCGGCCGAGAATCGAGGACGGAGAGAAGGACGATTCTTCGTCGAGCGAGGAGATGATTTTCATTAAGTTGCTGGAGGATGAGCTTGAGAAATTTAATAGTTTCTTTGTTGAAAAGGAGGAAGAGTACATTATCAGATTGAAG GAGCTTCAAGATAGAGTAGGAAAAGCAATAGATTCCAATGAAGAGATGATTAAAATCCGCAAGGAAATTGTGGATTTCCATGGTGAAATGGTTCTCTTGGAGAATTACAGTGCTCTTAACTTTACAG GGCTTGTGAAAATTCTAAAGAAGTACGACAAAAGGACCGGCGCGCTCCTCCGCCTACCCTATAGTCAGAAAGTTCTGCAACAGCCCTTCTTTACGACCGACCTGCTTTACACCCTCGTGAAGCAGTGCGAGATGATGCTGGATCTACTCTTCCCTCTTAACGAGCTACCTTCTTCTAGTTCGAATGGAGTCGATGAAGTTGGTGCTCCTACAAAGCCAGCCACCACCAACATTGATGATCTGCTCAAGGCAACCAAGGGAGTTTCAGAGATCGAATATATGGAGTCACTTTACATGAAGAGCACCGTATCTGCATTACGGGTTTTGAAGGAAGTTCGAAGTAGGAGCTCGACTGTGAGCGCCTTCTCGTTGCCACCACTGCAAATGAATGGATTAGAAGAGACATGGAAGAACGTTCCAGTTCTAGAAGAAGTAGCTAAGTAG
- the LOC111806135 gene encoding uncharacterized protein LOC111806135 isoform X1 produces the protein MAYTVGSSTPICSFNPSSKPTSVPHKAFRIIEAFQSTNPIRLLPCAAKASDGADSNQTRKNKSILCSDCNGNGAVLCSQCKGTGVNSVDHFNGQFKAGSICWLCRY, from the exons ATGGCATATACCGTGGGTTCGTCCACACCCATTTGCTCCTTCAATCCCTCGAGCAAGCCCACGTCTG TTCCTCATAAGGCTTTTCGGATCATTGAGGCGTTCCAAAGCACAAACCCCATTAGGCTTTTGCCTTGTGCGGCCAAG GCTTCAGATGGTGCAGATAGTAACCAAAccagaaaaaacaaaagcataCTTTGTTCTGACTGCAATGGAAATG GTGCTGTCCTATGTTCTCAGTGTAAAGGAACAGGAGTTAATTCAGTGGATCATTTCAATGGACAGTTCAAAGCTGGTAGCATATGCTGGCTCTGCAGGTATTGA